Genomic segment of Thermoleophilia bacterium:
TACTCAACCTCTACCGCGTCGGGGTCAAAGTATGGCAGGTGATCGGCGCTGGTGGGGATGGCAAAGGGTAGGCGGCCGCTTGGAGCGCGTTTGCCCAACACAATGTCGGCCAGGGCGTGGCCGCCATCCATGCCCGGATACCACAGGATTAGGATGGCGGGAACTTTTTCGCGCCAGCGCTCCATAAGCACGGGGCTTCCGCACATGAGCACCACGATGGTGCGTGGTTTCGCGGCAGCCACGGCCAGGATGAGATCTTCGTCCTCCTCGTGCAGAGTAAGAGCGCGGCGATCGCCGCCGGGAAAGTGCGAGTGCAAGTCCTTTGCTGCGGCGCGGCGCGCGGCTGCCTGGCTGCCGGCAAGACGCCAAAGCTGGCGCGCCAGGCGAGGCAGTTTGCTTGGCGGCGGAGGCGGCAAATGGCGCCAAAAGCCGGGAGGCGGGGGAGCCCCTACTGCTTCGCCCTCGTCCCGGTAGTCATAGCCCACAACCACAATGGCGGCGTCGGCTTCGGCGGCTAAGGCGGCGGCTCGCATGGGTGAGCGACCGCTGTCGTAGATGACGCGCACTCCCTGGGGCTCAAGGGCGGTTTTTAGTCCTTCAAGGGGCGTTACTACGTAAGGGGAAATGACGTTGCTTGAGCCGCGGTCGCCGGTGTTGGGGACGGCGGCAAGCCGGCCGATGACAGCTACCATATTGAGATGCGCGGGGTCCAGGGGAAGAGTGGGGCGCGCGCCGCCCTGCCCGGTGCGGGCGGCGCGCGCCCCCTCATACACCACCTCATTCCGCAAAAGGACAATGGCCCTGGTAGCTGCTTCGCGGGCCAAAGCCCGGTGCCTTTCGCAGGCAACCACCTCGGGTCCATGCTCGGCGTCGCCCACTGTGGCAAAGCGCAGCTGCTGGCCGATTATGCGACAGACTGCGTCGTCCACCCGGGCCAGGGATACCTTTCCTTTGACAACCGCCTTTTTCAACCGCAGCCCCATAAAAAGCGGGCTTGGCATTTCGAGGTCTAGGCCGGCGTTTATCGCTTTTACCCCGTCTCGTATGGCAAAGACAAAGTCGCTCATTACAAACCCGGCAAATCCCCAGCGCTCCTTAAGCACTGTGGTGAGCAGGAAAGGATTTTCAGCGCAGTATTCTCCGTTTACGCGGTTGTAAGCGGCCATTACCGACGCCGGCTGCTCCTCGACCACGCGCCGGAAGTGGGGCAGGTAGACCTTCTCCAGTACTTCCTCAGAAATGCGGACGTCAAGAAGGTAGCGCGTGTTGTCCTGATTGTTGCAGGCGTAGTGCTTTACGCAGGCCATCGCGTGGCGCTGGAGGCCGCGCACAAAGGCCGCGCCCATCTCGCCTACGTGGCCGGGATTTTCTCCGTATGTTTCCTGAGCTCGGCCCCAGGCTGGATGCCGCAGCAGGTTGAGACATGGAGCGGCCACGAAGTTTGCTCCCAGGGCTCTTGCCTCGCGTCCGATGGCCTCGCCAATTTGCTCTTCAAGCTTATAGTCAAACGTAGCGGCTCTGGCTATAGGCACAGGGAAACACGTGCAGACCCCAGCCGTCACCCCGCGCGGCCCATCGGTGAAACGGATGCCGGGCAGGCCGAAGCGCGGCACCGCCGCTGCCACGACAATGGGCCGCGGCTGCTCGAAAGAAGGTGAAGCAAGAGCAAAGTCATAGAAGTCCGCCGAGCCTGCAAGCATGCGCAGTTTCTCCTCAAGGGTGAGGAGGCGGCAGAGCTCGCGGGCGCGGATGCATGTCTCTGGGCTGTTCATCTCTAGTCACCCCGGTATCAACCCACCTCGGGCCAAATATCTCGTTGCTGCGAGGTTCTTCACAACGACTAAGAGCACCATGTTGCAGGGCGTGTATCAAGGTTGAGTTTCGCTGGATCCGTTCGCGACTCCTTCTGGACTCGCGTAGTTCGTGGGCAGACAGGCGTACACGGAGCGCCGAGACGCTTTAGAAGCCAGGAACCAGACGTTGAAGTGCGGCGTGCATAGACGGGCACGATATGCACGATATAACTGTAGATGGCGCTCTTCGCACGGGCGCGGTAACATGACGCGGAGTGTCGTGTATGGTGGACGTGCCATTGAACATCTGTCGGTTCCTAATCGTCGGTGCAATAAGTACAACACGGGCGGGTGGCGAAGGGCCGCCGGACCACGGAGTGACACCGAGGTTCAGAAGAATCGTACGTAGAAGAGCAACCTTCTTTCACTTCTAGGGTAAAGCGGAGCGTGCTCTCCAGTGCTGGCACTGGGGATCATGATTCTCGCGATTGAACACACTTCTTGACTGTTTCAATCTCAAGGTGCGCAGACAAGCTCCGGACGCCTGGTGCGTGTTTGGTTACTCCTGCGTAGACCGTGATCCCCCACGGGCTACGGAATGCGCAGCAGAGTCTCAAAAGTCTATTCGCCATGCAAGAACCGCTCGGTTGGTGAAAGACAGGCGAGTTTGTTCGCAGCGTAGCAAACACATTTCAGCGCTGTCGTACGTGGCAGCGCCAAATGGATGTTTGCCAGCTACTTGCTATCAGAGTAGAAAATACTCAAGCTCCTGGAGATTATTTCACCTAGTTTCGACAGATGCAGCTAATGATGTTTATGCATGCATTTTAAATACGGTACAACGGAGCCAACCATACGTTTCTTGTTGTTGACAGGATTGAGCTCTTTGATTAGTCTCAAATAGCAACGCATCTACAGGGCTCGAAGGTGCCGGTAGATTTTGGGTTTGCTCGCGGTGAATGGGACGCGGGCAGACCGGGGTTAGTTGGCGTACCTGGGTTTGAAGGGTTTTGCAGCGCCTACCAGCCCAGGCCGCCAGCGGGAAGTCGGGAAAGCGCGTCTGGAGGAGAAAGGAGAGCGAGAATGTGGGTTCGCACATGGTGAGGTAGCGCTGGTCTCATGTGTGACGGCTTTGCTGCCGATAATTAGGACACATGAGCGGCCGCACTACTGAAAAGTCAGGGAGCATCCCGATGGAGCAGGGTCAGGCTCGAGGTCATGCTACGGACGGCCCCCGGTGGGACAGCGATTCCAGGTTGACGCGGGCTGACGTCTATGTGGCATTTGTGATCTTGCTCTTCGGGGTGCTCTTTTCCTTACTTGTGATCCATTCCTGGCACGGTTACTTGTCCGATCCGGGTAATCATGTGGCGTGGGCAAGCATAGCCCTACTACTTACTCTTGCTTTCTTCGCGGAGTCGCATGTGGTGAAGCTAGCCCCAGGGGTTGAAGTTTCGCCAGGTCTCCTTCCTACTTTCGTTACCGCTGCGGTTGCGGGGCCTCTGCCGAGCGTTATTGTCGCAGTTCTAAGTCAGCTTGTGGGTTTTCGTAATCGCCGCCTCATTCAGCAGCTCTGGTACTGTGCTAGTGTTGGGGTTGCCGCTACGGTATGTGGGTCAGCGTATTGGTTTGTGCTTGATGCTCTAGGAGGTTTTGCCACATTACCGACAGTCATAGTTGCCGGCGTCAGCGTCGGAATAGGGGTTCTTTACCACAGTGTGAATCTTGCTGTCGCTTTGCCCCAGTTTTGGCTACGTCGAGGGGCAAGTCCTCTGAGAGTGCTCAGAGAAGGGATTGTTCCAGTTCTCTCCTTTGATCTCTTCTTCCTAGTGATCGCTGTCGGGATAATTTGTGTCTACCACCTTTATCTGTCTCAAAGACCCGGCGCGACGCCAGCTGACGGCTACTCAACCGCTATCGTGGCTTTGTGCCTTCTTCCTGTGGTTGGCGTGATCTACGCCTTTCGTGCCTACGGCCGTCAGCGTCAGCTGGCCGAGAAGAGCAGCGAGCTGGCCGAGCGCAACGAGAAGCTTGCTCTCCAGGCTATAGCCAGCCAGATTGCTGCCCTTGACCTAAAGGACGACTATACTGCCCGGCACTGCGCCTCCGCAGGGAGGTGGGCAGCTGATATCGCCGAGCGGATGGGACTAAGCGAAGATGATCGCAATCTGGCTCATCTTGCCGGACTGCTGCATGACGTAGGCAAGATCGGGGTTCCGGACGAGGTGCTTAAGTCGGCCCGTGGTCTTGAGCCAAGCGACTGGGAGTACATTGAACGTCACTGCGAAAACGGCTATCGGATCCTACGGACCATGGACGTGCTCGGGCGCCTGGCTGCTGTGGTTCTCTGTCATCATGAGCGCTACGACGGTCTGGGGTATCCGTTGCACCTAAGAGGAGAAGAGATTCCTCTGATCAGCCGCATCATCTGTGTAACCGACAGCTACTCGGCAATGGTAAGCCGTCGTCCTTACCGGGCTCCGATGTCTGCTGCTGAAGCAATGGCCGAACTTGAGCGCAATAAAGGCAAGCAATTTGATCCTAAGGTGGTTGATGCTTTCCTCGGTTTGCTTGCAGAGCGCGACGAGGCCTACCGTCTCGGGTTGGATGTGGAGTTTGAGCGCGAGCTAAGTCGCATCCGCTACCTGCGCGAGCTTCCGCCGGGGAAGAGTAAAGAAGAAATTCTGGTGGAGTCCGTGCTTGCCAGCAATGTGGTTGTGTTGCCGCCCCCGGCCGAGCTGGCCGTTGTTACGAGTGAGAGGCAGGAGGCCGTTCCAGGTTCCAACGCAAGTTCCTCTCTCTGATATCCGCCTAGTCTGATAGTTTGGTAGCAAGAGGAGTCGAGTTCAGCAGGGGGAACTTGTGCGCTTTTCGGTGTTTTGGCGAGTGTTAGTGGCCCAAGCGCTGTCAAGCTTCGGCACTTCGATGTCCACGGTGGCGCTGGGGTTCATGGTTTATACGCTCACCGGCTCAGTGCTGCATATGGGGGCCGTCATGGCCGTGTCGACTTTCCCCCTAATTATCACCAGTTGGATAGGTGGAGCGGCTCTTGACAGGTTTGCCGCCAAGCACGTAATGGTGGCGGCGGACTTTGCCCGGGCGGTCCTTATTTTCCTACTGCCTTTCCTAGCAGAGGCCGCCATTGTTTTTGTCTACGCAATCGCCGCTCTGGTGGGGGTGTGCACGGCCTTCTTCAACCCGGGGCAGCTTAAGCTGGTGGCGGAGTCGGTCGGCCCCGACCACCTGGTTAAGGCAAACTCTTACCTAGGCGTGACTCAGACTGGATCTGAACTCGTGGGCTATTTGGTGTCGGGCGTGGTGGTGAGCGCCGTCGGATATGCCGTCGCCTTTTACGCTGACGCCGGAAGCTATGTGTTGTCGGGCCTCTTGTTGCTGGGGTTACCCCGACCCCAACCGCGTATGGAGCCGCCAGCTTCGGTGCTGGCGTTGCTGCGCGAGTCGCCGGGAGTTTTCGTCCGGCTCTGGCGCCACCCGATGCTTCGAACCAACTTATTGTTTGCCTTGTTTCCGATGCTGGTTTTTATGATGGGCATGCCCAACTCTTACGGTCTTGCGCTAGCGGTGTTTGAGCGAGGAGCAGCCGGAGTTGCAGCGCTTGAAGTGGCCATCTCCTGCGGGTTTATCGTCGGGGGGCTCGTACTTAGCCGCATGACGCTTCGGCGGGACAAGAACCTGTATGTGTTTGGTTCTTTCATGGTTATGGCTCTTTGCCTTCTGGGAGTGTACCTAAGTTCCTTCTTCTGGCTGGCGGTTGCTTTCTTGGGGCTGGCTGGGATGGCCAGTGTAGGTGTTCTTGTGCCTTCGGTGACCATGTTTCAGGAGATTCCGAGCCCAGGCGAGAGGGGCAGGCTTATCGCGGTGCGAGCTGGCTTTGGTCAGGTAGGCAGCACTGGCGGATTGCTGCTGGGTGGAAGCGTGGGAGAAGCTTTAGGAATCACGCAGAGTTTTCTTTTGGCCGGTTTGCTCGCGGTGGGTCTGAGTATGCTTATTTACGTACCGTATCATGTGGGTGTGCGGC
This window contains:
- a CDS encoding HD-GYP domain-containing protein, producing MEQGQARGHATDGPRWDSDSRLTRADVYVAFVILLFGVLFSLLVIHSWHGYLSDPGNHVAWASIALLLTLAFFAESHVVKLAPGVEVSPGLLPTFVTAAVAGPLPSVIVAVLSQLVGFRNRRLIQQLWYCASVGVAATVCGSAYWFVLDALGGFATLPTVIVAGVSVGIGVLYHSVNLAVALPQFWLRRGASPLRVLREGIVPVLSFDLFFLVIAVGIICVYHLYLSQRPGATPADGYSTAIVALCLLPVVGVIYAFRAYGRQRQLAEKSSELAERNEKLALQAIASQIAALDLKDDYTARHCASAGRWAADIAERMGLSEDDRNLAHLAGLLHDVGKIGVPDEVLKSARGLEPSDWEYIERHCENGYRILRTMDVLGRLAAVVLCHHERYDGLGYPLHLRGEEIPLISRIICVTDSYSAMVSRRPYRAPMSAAEAMAELERNKGKQFDPKVVDAFLGLLAERDEAYRLGLDVEFERELSRIRYLRELPPGKSKEEILVESVLASNVVVLPPPAELAVVTSERQEAVPGSNASSSL
- a CDS encoding MFS transporter gives rise to the protein MRFSVFWRVLVAQALSSFGTSMSTVALGFMVYTLTGSVLHMGAVMAVSTFPLIITSWIGGAALDRFAAKHVMVAADFARAVLIFLLPFLAEAAIVFVYAIAALVGVCTAFFNPGQLKLVAESVGPDHLVKANSYLGVTQTGSELVGYLVSGVVVSAVGYAVAFYADAGSYVLSGLLLLGLPRPQPRMEPPASVLALLRESPGVFVRLWRHPMLRTNLLFALFPMLVFMMGMPNSYGLALAVFERGAAGVAALEVAISCGFIVGGLVLSRMTLRRDKNLYVFGSFMVMALCLLGVYLSSFFWLAVAFLGLAGMASVGVLVPSVTMFQEIPSPGERGRLIAVRAGFGQVGSTGGLLLGGSVGEALGITQSFLLAGLLAVGLSMLIYVPYHVGVRRRLRDAWSQAVAAGATRVDARHMAEQAALAGRPELGSVVAGLGSREPVEAREAHSLGQARLADPNDKDTQ
- a CDS encoding glycoside hydrolase family 3 C-terminal domain-containing protein, giving the protein MNSPETCIRARELCRLLTLEEKLRMLAGSADFYDFALASPSFEQPRPIVVAAAVPRFGLPGIRFTDGPRGVTAGVCTCFPVPIARAATFDYKLEEQIGEAIGREARALGANFVAAPCLNLLRHPAWGRAQETYGENPGHVGEMGAAFVRGLQRHAMACVKHYACNNQDNTRYLLDVRISEEVLEKVYLPHFRRVVEEQPASVMAAYNRVNGEYCAENPFLLTTVLKERWGFAGFVMSDFVFAIRDGVKAINAGLDLEMPSPLFMGLRLKKAVVKGKVSLARVDDAVCRIIGQQLRFATVGDAEHGPEVVACERHRALAREAATRAIVLLRNEVVYEGARAARTGQGGARPTLPLDPAHLNMVAVIGRLAAVPNTGDRGSSNVISPYVVTPLEGLKTALEPQGVRVIYDSGRSPMRAAALAAEADAAIVVVGYDYRDEGEAVGAPPPPGFWRHLPPPPPSKLPRLARQLWRLAGSQAAARRAAAKDLHSHFPGGDRRALTLHEEDEDLILAVAAAKPRTIVVLMCGSPVLMERWREKVPAILILWYPGMDGGHALADIVLGKRAPSGRLPFAIPTSADHLPYFDPDAVEVEYGPLHGQALLDHLGVKAAFPCGFGLTY